Within Candidatus Limnocylindria bacterium, the genomic segment CTGGTGGAACTCGACGCTCATGGTCACGCCCCGGGGCCTCACGACAACGCTCACACCCGCGGGGAACGAGGCGTTCCAGATCGACTTCGACTTCGTCGACCATGAGCTCGTCATCGTCACCAGCCGCGGGGGCCGCAAGGCGATCCCGCTGGGTCCGATGTCGATCGCGCACTTCTATCAGCAGGTCCTCGAGACGCTTGCTGCGCTGGGCGTGCCCGACCCCCGCATCATGCCCGTCCCCGTCGAGGTCGCGCCCAACGTCCCCTTCCGGGACGACATCGAGGTCCGCCCCTATGACCGCGACGTCGTGCGACGGCTCTTGACCGCCCTCATCAGCACGCAGCTCGTCTTCGACCGCTTCCGGGCGGACTTCCTCGGCAAGGCCAGTCCGGTGCAGTTCTTCTGGGGTGGGTTCGATCTCGCGAGCGCGCGATTCTCCGGTCGGCGCGGGCCCGCCTATGCGGGTGGGAGCGCGCCGAACGTGCACATCCACGTCATGCACGAGGCCTACTCACATGAGCTGATCGCCGCCGGCTTCTGGCTTGGCAGCGAGGAGCTCCCGCAGGCCGAGTTCTATTCCTACGCGATGCCGCCGCCGGCCGGTCTTGCCGATGCGACGATCCGACCTGACTCGGCGCAGTGGATCGCGGCACGCGGCGAATTCATCCTGCCGTATGACGCAGTGCGAACAGCGCCCGATCCCGCCGGAACGCTCATGAGCTTCCTTGAGAGCACGTACGACGTTTCCGCGGATCTCGGCAAGTGGGACCGGACCCTCCTCGAAGAGCGTCCACGCTGCAACTGTGTCGGCGTGCCCTGACGTCATGTACCGCTGGATCGTCTTCTTGCACATCGCAAGTGTGTTGGGGCTGCTGTTGGTCCATCCCGTCACGGTCGCGTTCCATCTCAAAGAGGAGCGCAAACGACACACGCATCCGCGAGCTGCTCGAGGTCTCCGAACGCGCCAGCGTCCTTCGGTGGGTCTTCTTCGGGCCCACGCTGGTGACCGGGGTCGTGCTCGGCTTCATGGGTTCTTTCTGGGGCAGCTTCTGGATCTGGTCGGCGCTGGTGGC encodes:
- a CDS encoding DUF5996 family protein, giving the protein MATTERAVGLWPRLVYADLKDTVHAVHMWTQVVGKIRLAMTPLVNHWWNSTLMVTPRGLTTTLTPAGNEAFQIDFDFVDHELVIVTSRGGRKAIPLGPMSIAHFYQQVLETLAALGVPDPRIMPVPVEVAPNVPFRDDIEVRPYDRDVVRRLLTALISTQLVFDRFRADFLGKASPVQFFWGGFDLASARFSGRRGPAYAGGSAPNVHIHVMHEAYSHELIAAGFWLGSEELPQAEFYSYAMPPPAGLADATIRPDSAQWIAARGEFILPYDAVRTAPDPAGTLMSFLESTYDVSADLGKWDRTLLEERPRCNCVGVP